The Rhododendron vialii isolate Sample 1 chromosome 6a, ASM3025357v1 genome includes a window with the following:
- the LOC131331564 gene encoding putative pentatricopeptide repeat-containing protein At3g15200, translating into MHSRFHPLSLLSREIQRNFKFHFTIQPVTYPSDSRSVLSGFGSYMVEVSKFRSFSVGDYQRGKDLNFDTFTVYNPKPNKTDRKPDESPSTDNDACTYQNLLKFQVHKPTDEIQISLEQSSLSLNDDLVISVLQRHRSDWKPAYVFFNWVSGGRNGSEYFPGSDAYNEILDILGRMNRFQELTQVFDEMRKRNIVNERTYAIVLNRYAAAHKVEEAIEFFNKRKELGLEPNLVAFQTLLMCLCRYKHIEAAEFLFHSRQNEFPIEIKTMNIILNGWCVLGSLREAKRLWKDIVSSGKCKPDRFTYGTFINSLTKAGKATTALKLFRAMWEMGCEPDVTICNCVINGLCFKKRIPEALAIFQEMNEQGCLPNVATYNTLIKHLCKIRRMEKVYELLDEMEQKGGSYLPNARTYGFLLKSAKNAEEVPVILLRMERIGSKLTSDTYNLLLRLFMDWDHQERVKSLWGEMERDGLGPDRRSYTVMIHRHCDKGRIEEAMYYFNEMTSKGMVPEPRTKILVDAMNIKLKERLGEPRDIRVMKRDKRLQLQYEARRKNGKER; encoded by the coding sequence ATGCATTCTAGATTCCACCCATTAAGTCTTCTTTCCCGGGAAATCCAACGcaatttcaaatttcatttcaCAATCCAACCCGTTACATATCCATCAGACTCTCGGTCCGTTTTGTCGGGTTTCGGATCGTATATGGTGGAAGTATCAAAATTCAGGTCCTTCTCTGTTGGGGATTATCAGCGTGGGAAGGACCTGAATTTCGACACTTTCACCGTATACAATCCGAAACCCAACAAAACGGACCGAAAGCCAGATGAATCCCCTAGTACAGACAACGATGCTTGCACATATCAGAACCTCCTCAAATTCCAAGTGCATAAACCAACAGACGAGATTCAGATATCACTTGAACAATCCAGCTTGTCACTAAATGATGACTTGGTTATCAGCGTGCTTCAACGGCATCGTTCTGATTGGAAACCGGCTTATGTTTTCTTCAATTGGGTTTCTGGAGGAAGAAACGGAAGTGAGTATTTTCCTGGGTCCGATGCCTACAATGAAATCCTTGACATTCTTGGCAGAATGAATAGGTTTCAAGAATTAACCCAAGTGTTCGACGAAATGCGCAAGAGAAATATTGTCAATGAGAGGACGTATGCAATTGTGTTGAATAGATATGCAGCGGCTCATAAAGTGGAAGAAGCGATAGAATTCTTCAATAAGAGGAAAGAGCTTGGTCTCGAGCCCAATTTGGTTGCCTTCCAGACCCTGTTGATGTGTCTATGCCGGTATAAACACATTGAGGCAGCCGAGTTTTTGTTCCATTCTAGGCAAAATGAGTTCCCCATCGAGATCAAGACAATGAACATTATTCTCAATGGATGGTGTGTGTTGGGCAGTTTGCGTGAAGCAAAGCGATTATGGAAGGATATTGTTTCGTCTGGAAAATGCAAGCCAGATCGTTTCACGTATGGGACTTTCATAAATTCGTTGACAAAGGCAGGGAAAGCGACCACTGCTCTCAAGCTGTTTCGGGCCATGTGGGAGATGGGTTGCGAACCTGATGTCACAATTTGCAATTGCGTCATCAATGGGTTATGTTTCAAGAAAAGGATTCCTGAAGCGCTTGCGATTTTTCAGGAAATGAATGAGCAAGGTTGCCTTCCGAATGTTGCTACTTACAATACACTGATCAAGCACCTTTGCAAGATTAGGCGGATGGAAAAGGTTTACGAGCTTTTGGATGAGATGGAACAGAAGGGGGGCAGTTATTTGCCTAATGCCAGGACTTATGGGTTTTTGCTGAAATCCGCGAAGAATGCTGAGGAAGTTCCTGTGATTTTACTGAGGATGGAGAGAATCGGAAGTAAGTTAACCAGCGACACCTACAATTTGCTCTTGAGGTTATTTATGGATTGGGATCATCAAGAGAGAGTGAAGTCTCTTTGGGGTGAAATGGAGAGGGATGGATTGGGACCTGACCGACGGTCTTACACAGTTATGATTCATAGGCATTGTGATAAGGGAAGGATAGAGGAAGCAATGTATTATTTCAATGAGATGACATCCAAAGGAATGGTGCCTGAGCCAAGAACCAAGATATTGGTGGATGCGATGAACATCAAGCTGAAGGAGAGATTAGGTGAACCAAGGGACATCAGAGTGATGAAAAGGGACAAGAGGTTGCAATTACAATACGAGGCGCGAAGGAAGAATGGAAAGGAGAGGTAA
- the LOC131328711 gene encoding uncharacterized protein LOC131328711 has translation MGELWYMACNVEQTHSSSINTQSQAQLSASVPLCSVLSKVSMMFGANYVFLNFGQAFHCRRVKAYLFNNSVNITYGPHEERMMLSGMHTVVDIFCCCCGQIIGWKYESAQEKSQKYKEGKFVLKRYNPSVNYSCFFVLNIRLETLLTRQISWAC, from the exons ATGGGAGAGTTGTGGTATATGGCATGTAATGTGGAGCAAACCCACTCTTCAAGTATAAATACACAGTCACAGGCTCAACTAAGTGCCTCTGTACCCCTGTGCTCAGTACTCAGCAAAGTATCTATGATG TTTGGGGCTAACTAtgtgtttttgaattttggtcagGCTTTTCATTGCCGCAGGGTAAAGGCATACCTTTTCAATAATTC GGTGAATATAACTTATGGACCTCATGAGGAGAGGATGATGCTCTCTGGAATGCACACTGTAGTGGATATATTCTGCTGCTGTTGCGGACAGATTATTGGCTGGAAatat GAGTCTGCACAAGAAAAGAGCCAAAAGTACAAAGAAGGAAAGTTTGTCCTCAAAAGGTACAACCCTTCAGTAAATTATAGTTGCTTCTTCGTGCTTAATATCCGGCTTGAAACTCTTCTCACTCGTCAAATTTCCTGGGCATGTTGA